The following are encoded together in the Capsulimonas corticalis genome:
- a CDS encoding C39 family peptidase has translation MRNLNVTMEQQCQSEWCWAAVALSVAKFYCPTISIKQCDIANYVLGHHNCCPENPACNIPRGLREALNFKGNYVDMLGPVKFDQLTAEIDQDRPIAAMVSLNQNGHFLVIDGYEETQVGNIISIRDPLFQSSVYVFEAFQIRYTNGLIWRHTYPTQKGNLNCQ, from the coding sequence ATGAGAAATCTAAACGTTACCATGGAGCAGCAATGCCAATCGGAATGGTGCTGGGCTGCTGTTGCTTTGAGTGTCGCTAAGTTCTATTGCCCTACCATTTCAATCAAACAGTGTGATATCGCCAATTACGTGCTAGGCCATCATAATTGCTGCCCGGAAAACCCGGCGTGTAACATACCGCGGGGCCTCAGGGAAGCTCTCAACTTCAAAGGCAATTATGTGGATATGCTGGGCCCAGTAAAATTCGATCAACTGACTGCGGAGATTGATCAAGATCGCCCCATCGCTGCTATGGTATCACTAAACCAGAACGGTCACTTTTTGGTTATTGACGGGTATGAGGAGACGCAAGTAGGAAATATCATCTCAATACGCGATCCACTGTTTCAATCATCGGTCTACGTTTTCGAGGCCTTTCAGATCAGATATACAAACGGTCTAATTTGGCGGCATACATATCCGACGCAAAAAGGAAACTTAAATTGTCAATAG
- a CDS encoding S53 family peptidase — translation MSDRKVFHDSVAPFPKEGIAPEGFVVNSATDEHRKEPIKLHFSLNIPSQEELEDRVAAGQTVSNEDLHGKYAPARAEVDKLTTWLKSEGLEVQVTPDRTSVYVSGTAAQIENSLDVKMARVTKGGLGYTAALNAPSLPADIAGPVQAIIGLQPFRQAHKHLKALLPKAGNRALSAGPNPQPNIQNAPPYLVEEVLAAYNADNIGVTGAGQTIAILIDTVPLDSDLQAFWQRNGISVNLSQIKKINVKGGPLPVPEGEETLDVSWASGIAPGATIRIYASGSLAFVDLDAALDKILGDAMADKSIRQLSISLGLGELFMNQAPGEIAAQHQKYLQLAALGVNVFVSSGDAGSNPDETGHGFGPTPQVEYASSDPCVVGVGGTSLFLAGDGSVSKEIGWANGGGGKSVAFKHRPVWQRGTGVPGGRQRLVPDVSLTADPNEGAFLILNGVAQQFGGTSWSAPVWAAFCALINEARANAGKASLPFLNPLIYPLIGTSCFRDIVKGTNGAFDAVPGYDMVTGIGAPNVKALIAELTK, via the coding sequence ATGAGCGATCGCAAAGTATTTCATGACAGCGTTGCGCCTTTCCCTAAGGAAGGTATTGCTCCGGAGGGATTTGTGGTGAATTCGGCGACGGACGAGCATCGCAAAGAACCTATTAAACTTCACTTTTCATTGAATATTCCATCTCAGGAAGAGTTGGAGGATCGCGTCGCCGCAGGGCAAACAGTATCGAACGAAGACCTTCACGGCAAGTACGCGCCGGCGCGGGCGGAAGTTGACAAGCTTACGACGTGGTTGAAGTCCGAAGGATTGGAGGTACAAGTTACACCGGATCGGACGTCTGTTTACGTCAGTGGAACTGCGGCTCAGATCGAAAACAGCCTTGATGTGAAGATGGCGCGAGTTACCAAAGGCGGCCTCGGCTACACAGCCGCCCTCAATGCGCCAAGTCTGCCGGCCGATATTGCCGGGCCCGTGCAGGCAATCATCGGTCTACAGCCGTTTCGACAGGCGCATAAGCACCTTAAGGCATTGCTTCCTAAGGCTGGAAATCGGGCGTTGTCAGCAGGGCCAAACCCTCAGCCGAACATTCAAAACGCCCCGCCATATCTCGTGGAGGAAGTGCTGGCTGCGTACAACGCGGACAACATCGGAGTGACTGGCGCCGGCCAGACGATTGCAATCCTGATCGACACAGTGCCGCTTGATTCCGACCTTCAGGCGTTTTGGCAGCGCAACGGTATCAGTGTCAACCTTAGCCAGATCAAGAAGATCAACGTAAAAGGCGGTCCGCTGCCAGTTCCTGAAGGTGAGGAGACGCTCGACGTGTCCTGGGCAAGCGGTATCGCGCCTGGCGCAACTATTCGCATCTATGCGAGTGGTTCCCTCGCATTCGTCGATCTCGACGCTGCCCTTGACAAAATCCTGGGCGACGCCATGGCGGACAAAAGCATTCGCCAGCTTTCTATCAGCCTTGGACTGGGTGAGTTGTTCATGAACCAAGCGCCAGGGGAGATCGCTGCGCAGCACCAGAAGTATCTTCAACTAGCGGCTCTGGGCGTCAACGTTTTTGTGTCGAGCGGCGACGCCGGCTCAAATCCTGACGAAACCGGTCACGGATTTGGGCCGACGCCCCAAGTCGAGTATGCATCTTCGGATCCGTGCGTCGTCGGCGTTGGAGGGACGAGCCTATTCCTTGCCGGCGACGGAAGTGTCTCAAAGGAGATCGGCTGGGCGAATGGCGGTGGCGGGAAGAGCGTCGCATTCAAGCATCGTCCTGTGTGGCAGCGGGGGACGGGCGTCCCAGGCGGTCGTCAGCGCCTCGTACCGGATGTCAGCCTGACCGCCGACCCGAATGAAGGAGCATTCCTGATTCTTAACGGCGTCGCCCAGCAGTTCGGCGGCACGAGTTGGAGCGCGCCGGTCTGGGCCGCCTTCTGCGCCCTTATCAACGAAGCCCGCGCCAATGCGGGCAAGGCGTCGCTGCCGTTCCTGAATCCCCTGATCTATCCGCTGATCGGAACTTCCTGCTTCCGTGACATCGTCAAGGGAACGAATGGCGCCTTTGACGCCGTTCCGGGATACGACATGGTGACGGGCATTGGCGCGCCAAACGTCAAGGCGCTGATCGCCGAGTTGACGAAGTAG
- a CDS encoding prepilin-type N-terminal cleavage/methylation domain-containing protein: MANRGRKGFTLIELLVVIAIISIIAAILLPVMAQAREKARQASCLSNLHQIGFAWMQYCQDVDEINPLNCYLTTANLYYSWFGVIDLSTGKMNPQMGILASYTTGNHILLNCPSASLKPGIGSDPSAAFGYGVNEYIYPYQFTSDDPVQQAQAVSLATESAPAQTILMTDTAIYINPTLYSQFTNYAPGDQTYGVPTTHALHQDRTDVLWCDGHVKSMLPTYMVTPDIIANSPATLQTYKLGYLIEPDCVIGDPTCQDKLYEVIKP, from the coding sequence ATGGCGAACCGAGGCAGAAAAGGATTTACGCTAATCGAGCTCCTCGTCGTGATCGCGATCATCAGCATAATAGCAGCCATTCTGTTGCCAGTAATGGCGCAGGCGAGAGAGAAAGCTCGCCAAGCTTCGTGCCTCTCTAATTTGCACCAGATTGGTTTCGCGTGGATGCAATACTGTCAGGATGTGGATGAAATCAATCCGTTGAACTGCTATCTGACGACCGCCAACCTCTACTATTCGTGGTTTGGAGTGATTGACCTTAGTACAGGAAAAATGAACCCTCAGATGGGAATTCTGGCGTCTTATACGACTGGAAATCACATTTTGCTTAACTGTCCGTCCGCAAGTCTGAAACCTGGAATAGGTTCTGATCCTTCCGCCGCGTTTGGATATGGAGTCAATGAGTATATTTATCCATATCAGTTTACCAGCGACGATCCTGTTCAACAGGCGCAGGCAGTAAGCTTGGCCACGGAAAGTGCTCCGGCCCAAACCATATTAATGACTGATACAGCGATCTATATCAACCCGACGTTGTATTCCCAGTTTACCAACTATGCCCCAGGAGATCAAACATACGGGGTGCCGACTACCCACGCACTTCATCAAGATCGAACCGACGTGCTTTGGTGCGACGGTCATGTTAAATCAATGTTGCCCACATACATGGTAACCCCTGATATTATAGCTAATTCGCCAGCAACACTTCAAACATATAAGCTTGGCTATTTAATCGAGCCAGATTGTGTCATTGGCGATCCTACCTGCCAAGATAAGCTTTACGAAGTTATCAAACCTTGA
- a CDS encoding AAA-like domain-containing protein: MTTSATEQADFYVAGGNLMPGAHSYVVRPADDELFESIQDGHYSYVLTSRQMGKSSLMHRTARRLQEAGITPVLLDLTSIGANLSIEQWYFGLVAEIGHQLSVKDEMDCYWTENERHGPLYRFTHAISEIGLTHVEGPLAIFIDEIDFIRGLKFSTDEFFAAIRHCYNNRATDPVMRRLTFCLLGVATPADLIRDAHTTPFNIGRQIELSDFSRNEAAQLESGLSVDPERARKMLDRIMYWTGGHPYLTQKLCLAISQDPDIAVNVDYLCHELFLTSRRRMSEDNLIFVHNTLKTGGSDPAVVINRYRRVLAGKPVANDPADPVVAQLRLAGVVKVSDGRLRVRNTIYRRVFNAKWVDENLPDADVRRERAAFRRGLLTAVAIAVGIVAVLVVFAYTTIKAEQHARSAEMKLSRDLSESNYQRSLDDIMLAQRALEENNAARADQLLTDCVHASHGSMASRFEFRYLWHICHSEIATLTGCAGPVLAVRALPGGHTIAAVDDRGNSFLWNIKTTKLVASIHLAIPPLQCFSARFDKLGNLVAISCSDNYVYLFKSKTGQPVGRFYRLFPAYCSFSGDGNWLITGDNSGTVEPWNLRTNTGSIILKRKRDQVTSLNITGTKIVAGYYSGALMTATCLNRTPSRILSRLSNEVTAVAISGDGLNIVAGTEQGDIEYIRIRTDVSYIALTPRWKRGINDICLHNSPNGLVAAVARQDGVTEIWNILRRSCTATLIGHQLDVGTCDFGERTGIIVTGSVDHSVKIWDVGRIDSIRTISTGLSICSGIQFINQERYLIAYYNTNQRATLSALRLSDLQTAWRMQFDDGISISSASDHVVVVEANGQVKHYAASGSIIDQFRIPAPAKNFDTSISANGQILSLLIGETRCQLLDVAHKKMISELPQLSGRIVFCKSSIDGSRIAAGAVDNSVTIWDVISARELQTVIRGTCCPAQAEFSPDGSRISILWSNGIMTEHNILTGVIIRSIDTGHWCTGFARTKDGATVAFITPAGDLKFWDIKNNIEVLSIHLQPGLSQITFSENGVYLAASSKRGDITILKSSI; this comes from the coding sequence ATGACTACCAGCGCCACGGAACAAGCGGATTTCTATGTTGCCGGTGGGAATCTCATGCCGGGCGCTCACTCCTATGTCGTTCGTCCAGCCGACGATGAGCTGTTTGAATCGATACAAGACGGCCACTATTCCTACGTCTTGACATCACGCCAGATGGGCAAGTCGAGCCTGATGCATCGCACGGCGCGGCGTCTGCAGGAGGCCGGCATCACACCAGTGCTTCTTGACCTTACCTCAATTGGCGCTAACCTTTCAATCGAACAATGGTACTTTGGTCTCGTTGCGGAGATAGGTCATCAGCTCTCTGTGAAGGATGAGATGGATTGCTATTGGACCGAAAACGAGCGGCATGGTCCTCTCTACCGCTTCACGCATGCTATTTCGGAAATCGGTCTCACCCATGTCGAAGGTCCGCTGGCCATTTTCATTGACGAGATCGACTTCATTCGCGGCCTCAAATTTTCCACGGATGAGTTCTTCGCCGCCATCCGCCACTGTTATAACAACCGTGCTACCGACCCGGTAATGCGCCGGCTTACCTTTTGCCTTCTCGGCGTCGCGACTCCCGCCGACCTTATCCGTGACGCCCACACCACCCCGTTCAACATCGGGCGTCAAATTGAGCTATCAGACTTCAGCCGCAACGAAGCAGCCCAGCTCGAATCCGGCCTCAGCGTTGATCCCGAACGCGCTCGCAAAATGCTCGACCGGATTATGTACTGGACAGGCGGGCATCCCTATCTGACGCAGAAACTATGCCTCGCCATTTCGCAAGATCCGGACATTGCTGTCAACGTCGATTATCTCTGTCACGAACTCTTCCTCACAAGCCGCCGGCGCATGTCTGAGGACAATCTCATTTTTGTCCACAACACCCTGAAAACCGGCGGCAGCGACCCCGCCGTCGTAATTAACCGCTACCGTCGAGTGCTTGCCGGCAAGCCAGTCGCGAACGATCCAGCCGATCCGGTCGTTGCGCAGTTGAGATTGGCGGGCGTCGTTAAAGTATCGGATGGGCGATTACGGGTGAGAAATACGATCTACAGACGTGTCTTTAACGCGAAGTGGGTTGACGAGAACCTCCCTGATGCCGATGTTCGAAGGGAACGAGCCGCGTTCCGGCGTGGGTTGCTGACAGCCGTGGCTATTGCGGTGGGCATCGTTGCGGTTCTTGTCGTCTTCGCGTACACAACAATCAAGGCAGAGCAACATGCGCGCTCAGCGGAAATGAAACTATCACGCGATCTCAGTGAATCCAATTATCAGCGTTCGCTCGACGACATCATGCTTGCCCAGCGGGCGTTAGAGGAGAATAACGCTGCACGGGCCGATCAGTTGCTGACCGACTGTGTACACGCCAGCCACGGATCGATGGCAAGCCGTTTTGAATTCCGATATCTTTGGCATATATGCCACTCTGAGATCGCAACGCTCACTGGATGCGCGGGTCCCGTTCTTGCAGTTCGAGCATTGCCTGGCGGTCACACAATTGCGGCTGTAGACGATCGCGGCAATTCTTTTTTATGGAATATCAAGACCACAAAGCTCGTGGCCTCTATTCACTTGGCTATCCCCCCATTGCAATGCTTCTCAGCAAGATTTGACAAGCTCGGAAATCTAGTCGCGATTAGCTGCAGTGACAATTATGTCTATCTGTTCAAAAGCAAAACCGGTCAGCCCGTCGGTCGTTTTTATCGGCTTTTTCCTGCATATTGTTCGTTTTCGGGTGATGGCAACTGGTTAATCACTGGAGATAACTCAGGAACGGTCGAACCGTGGAACTTGAGGACCAATACAGGGAGCATAATACTTAAGCGCAAAAGAGATCAAGTTACCTCTCTAAATATAACAGGGACGAAGATCGTAGCTGGATATTACTCAGGAGCACTCATGACGGCTACATGCTTGAACCGCACCCCGTCGCGAATATTGTCTCGTTTGAGCAACGAGGTTACGGCGGTTGCGATCTCTGGCGATGGCCTCAATATTGTCGCTGGTACGGAACAAGGCGACATTGAATACATCCGAATTCGGACTGATGTGTCGTATATCGCTTTGACGCCAAGGTGGAAACGTGGAATTAACGATATTTGCCTGCATAATTCGCCGAACGGGTTGGTGGCGGCTGTAGCGAGACAGGACGGTGTTACTGAGATTTGGAACATCTTGCGTCGCTCTTGCACCGCGACCTTAATTGGTCATCAGCTCGACGTTGGGACTTGTGACTTTGGAGAACGAACCGGGATCATCGTTACAGGTTCCGTGGACCATAGCGTGAAGATCTGGGATGTGGGGCGAATTGATAGTATTCGCACCATATCGACAGGATTGTCGATATGCAGCGGCATTCAATTTATCAACCAAGAGAGATACCTTATTGCGTATTACAATACAAATCAGCGCGCGACGTTGTCGGCTTTGCGGCTATCAGATCTACAGACTGCTTGGAGGATGCAGTTTGATGACGGGATTTCGATCTCGTCGGCATCTGATCATGTTGTCGTTGTTGAGGCAAACGGACAGGTAAAACACTACGCTGCTAGTGGTTCTATTATCGATCAATTTCGCATACCTGCTCCTGCGAAAAACTTCGACACCAGCATTTCGGCCAACGGCCAAATACTCTCCCTATTGATAGGAGAGACGCGCTGTCAATTGCTTGATGTTGCACACAAAAAAATGATAAGCGAGCTACCTCAACTTAGCGGCCGGATTGTATTTTGTAAGAGTTCAATCGACGGAAGCAGGATAGCCGCAGGAGCGGTTGATAACAGCGTTACAATCTGGGACGTAATATCGGCGCGAGAACTTCAAACCGTAATTCGGGGAACATGTTGTCCCGCCCAGGCAGAATTTTCACCGGATGGAAGTCGGATAAGTATCCTTTGGAGTAATGGGATCATGACGGAACATAACATCCTCACTGGCGTTATCATCCGCAGTATTGACACTGGGCATTGGTGCACAGGGTTCGCTCGTACGAAAGATGGAGCCACCGTCGCATTTATTACTCCAGCTGGCGACTTAAAGTTTTGGGATATTAAGAACAATATCGAAGTGCTTTCTATTCACTTGCAACCAGGACTTAGTCAAATTACATTTTCTGAAAATGGAGTTTATCTAGCCGCATCATCGAAAAGAGGTGATATCACTATTTTAAAGAGTTCAATATAA